A window of the Brachybacterium sacelli genome harbors these coding sequences:
- a CDS encoding helix-turn-helix transcriptional regulator, translating to MTARQDLADFLRRRRALLRPVDAGLPEGTRRRTPGLRREEVAMLAGVSVDYYARLEQGRGSTPSVSVVTGIAQALQCDRDQRDHLFRLAGHPAPPRRSGRHVRPGLIALGHRLTDLPVVITTDLGEVLWCNPLGQALLGGLLGETPRERNVMRRWFTDPSARAMPREEWERISAAHVGDLRAAFTRRGGDEEVTALVEELQTASSEFARLWTLHDVGVRRSDRKTIVHPEVGMIRMRCEVLLTPEEDVSMLAFFPLEDTDAQEKLDLLRVIGTQVMRSS from the coding sequence GCGCCGCCGCACTCCCGGGCTGCGCCGCGAGGAGGTCGCGATGCTTGCCGGCGTCTCCGTCGACTACTACGCCCGGCTCGAGCAGGGCCGCGGCTCGACCCCCTCGGTGAGCGTGGTGACCGGTATCGCGCAGGCGCTGCAGTGCGACCGCGACCAGCGGGACCACCTCTTCCGCCTGGCTGGGCACCCGGCACCGCCGCGGCGCTCCGGGCGGCATGTGCGCCCCGGACTGATCGCCCTGGGCCATCGCCTCACGGATCTGCCCGTCGTGATCACGACAGACCTCGGCGAGGTGCTCTGGTGCAACCCGCTGGGACAGGCGCTGCTCGGCGGGCTGCTGGGGGAGACGCCGCGGGAGCGCAATGTGATGCGGCGCTGGTTCACCGATCCGTCGGCCCGCGCGATGCCGCGGGAGGAATGGGAGAGGATCTCGGCCGCCCACGTCGGCGATCTGCGGGCGGCCTTCACTCGCCGCGGGGGCGACGAGGAGGTCACGGCCCTGGTCGAGGAGCTGCAGACGGCGAGTTCGGAGTTCGCGCGGCTGTGGACGCTGCACGACGTCGGCGTGCGGCGGTCGGACCGCAAGACCATCGTCCACCCGGAGGTCGGGATGATCCGGATGCGCTGCGAAGTGCTGCTGACGCCCGAGGAGGACGTCTCGATGCTCGCCTTCTTCCCGCTCGAGGACACCGACGCCCAGGAGAAGCTGGACCTCCTGCGCGTCATCGGCACGCAGGTGATGCGCAGCAGCTAG
- a CDS encoding NAD(P)H-dependent flavin oxidoreductase, producing the protein MTSDLLGSRLPLVAAPMAGGPSTLDLIRAATSAGAFGFLAGGNTTPQTLASDVDAARGLGADFGVNLFVLPHREIDEEAFAAYAAELAEEAAVHGLTLDPAPRSDDDFYAEKLALLLADPVPVVSFTFGLPDAADVVALQAAGTTVLASVTTPAEAQDAAALGIDGLVVQGPRAGGHSATHDPARTPEPVETAELVRQVLEAADLPVIGAGGVDGPEAVARILGAGAQAVAVGTLLLRTDEAGTSATHRAALADPAARETVLTRVFTGRPARSVRNGLIDRHQATAPTGYPQIHHLTRPLRRAAGAAGDADRLHLWAGTGYRSAPEGPAAAVIEHLAEGL; encoded by the coding sequence ATGACGTCTGACCTGCTCGGTTCCCGCCTTCCCCTCGTCGCCGCGCCGATGGCCGGCGGGCCCAGCACCCTCGACCTGATCCGCGCCGCCACCTCCGCCGGCGCCTTCGGCTTCCTGGCGGGCGGGAACACGACACCGCAGACGCTGGCCTCGGACGTCGACGCGGCGCGCGGGCTCGGCGCGGATTTCGGGGTGAACCTGTTCGTCCTCCCCCACCGGGAGATCGACGAGGAGGCCTTCGCCGCCTACGCGGCCGAGCTCGCCGAGGAGGCCGCCGTCCACGGTCTCACCCTGGATCCCGCACCCCGCAGCGACGACGACTTCTACGCCGAGAAGCTCGCCCTGCTCCTGGCGGACCCGGTCCCGGTGGTGTCCTTCACCTTCGGCCTGCCCGACGCCGCGGACGTCGTGGCCCTGCAGGCGGCGGGGACCACCGTGCTCGCGAGCGTCACCACGCCGGCGGAGGCGCAGGACGCCGCGGCCCTCGGCATCGACGGTCTCGTGGTCCAGGGGCCCCGGGCGGGCGGACACAGCGCCACCCACGATCCGGCCCGCACCCCGGAGCCGGTGGAGACCGCCGAGCTGGTGCGCCAGGTGCTCGAGGCTGCGGACCTGCCGGTGATCGGCGCCGGCGGGGTCGACGGCCCCGAGGCGGTGGCGCGGATCCTCGGCGCCGGCGCGCAGGCCGTGGCCGTCGGCACGCTGCTGCTGCGCACGGACGAGGCCGGCACGTCAGCGACGCACCGGGCCGCGCTGGCCGATCCCGCGGCGCGTGAGACGGTGCTGACCCGGGTCTTCACCGGGCGTCCGGCACGCTCCGTGCGCAACGGGCTGATCGACCGCCACCAGGCGACGGCCCCCACCGGCTACCCGCAGATCCACCACCTGACCCGGCCGCTGCGCCGGGCCGCCGGGGCCGCCGGCGATGCGGACCGTCTGCACCTGTGGGCCGGCACCGGCTACCGCAGCGCCCCCGAGGGCCCCGCCGCCGCCGTGATCGAGCACCTGGCCGAGGGACTCTAG
- a CDS encoding glyoxalase, translating into MTTITQLLLESEDPETAARFYAEALGLGDRISTRGTDEPSTGFRGATVSLIVPDPVVVDGFLDAGTAAGARAVKPATRNLFGYGGTLQAPDGTVVTVATSSKRPHGATPGTIDELVLQLGVTAVAESRDFYVARGTEVAQSYGRKYTSFATGDISLALLKRKGLAKAAGVDAEGSGSRRLAIVGDLGELTDPDGFRWEDQEHDV; encoded by the coding sequence ATGACGACGATCACACAGCTCCTCCTCGAGTCCGAGGACCCCGAGACCGCCGCCCGCTTCTACGCTGAGGCGCTCGGCCTCGGCGACAGGATCAGCACCCGCGGCACCGACGAGCCCAGCACCGGATTCCGCGGCGCCACCGTGTCGCTGATCGTGCCCGACCCCGTCGTCGTCGACGGCTTCCTGGACGCCGGCACCGCCGCCGGGGCGCGCGCCGTCAAGCCCGCCACCAGGAACCTCTTCGGGTACGGCGGGACGCTCCAGGCCCCCGACGGCACGGTGGTCACCGTCGCCACCTCCTCGAAGAGGCCCCACGGCGCCACCCCCGGCACGATCGACGAGCTCGTGCTCCAGCTCGGGGTCACGGCGGTCGCCGAGAGCAGGGACTTCTACGTCGCTCGCGGCACCGAGGTCGCCCAGAGCTACGGCCGCAAGTACACCAGCTTCGCGACCGGCGACATCTCCCTCGCCCTGCTCAAGCGCAAGGGGCTGGCCAAGGCCGCCGGGGTCGACGCCGAGGGCAGCGGATCCCGACGTCTCGCGATCGTGGGTGATCTCGGCGAGCTCACCGACCCGGACGGGTTCCGGTGGGAGGATCAGGAGCATGACGTCTGA
- a CDS encoding GyrI-like domain-containing protein — MSGPAKYDVKKELDSYRARRGRFRALDVPARHFLMIDGQGDPNTSPAYEAALSELYPLAYSLKFRSRRELGRDYVVPPLEGLWWAEDMEAFTSARDKSRWHWRLLLMTPPWIEGGRVETSGGVRWEEFEEGECIQTLHVGPYEQEGPVLARMHHEEIPDRGLALRGLHHEIYLGDPRRAAPEKLRTILRQPVRNREAPSAGPH, encoded by the coding sequence ATGAGCGGTCCGGCGAAGTACGACGTGAAGAAGGAGCTCGACAGCTACCGCGCCCGACGCGGCCGGTTCCGGGCTCTCGACGTCCCCGCGAGGCACTTCCTGATGATCGACGGGCAGGGCGATCCGAACACCTCCCCGGCGTACGAGGCGGCGCTCTCGGAGCTCTACCCCCTCGCCTACTCCCTGAAGTTCCGCAGCAGGCGCGAGCTGGGACGCGACTACGTGGTCCCGCCGCTGGAGGGGCTGTGGTGGGCCGAGGACATGGAAGCCTTCACCTCCGCCCGGGACAAGAGCCGCTGGCACTGGCGCCTGCTGCTGATGACCCCGCCGTGGATCGAGGGCGGCCGGGTCGAGACGTCCGGCGGCGTGCGCTGGGAGGAGTTCGAGGAGGGAGAGTGCATCCAGACCCTCCACGTCGGCCCCTACGAGCAGGAGGGTCCCGTGCTCGCGAGGATGCACCACGAGGAGATCCCCGACCGAGGTCTCGCGCTACGCGGCCTGCACCACGAGATCTATCTCGGCGACCCCCGCCGCGCCGCCCCCGAGAAGCTGCGCACGATCCTGCGCCAGCCGGTCAGGAATCGAGAAGCACCCTCGGCGGGGCCGCACTAG
- a CDS encoding MarR family winged helix-turn-helix transcriptional regulator, producing the protein MSSPLPPDALAARLAEVYVALGPVYRRVSRIVEQDEAVSGLSVGVRNVLDQLRRDGERTVPQLARSQDLSRQFVQRMVHEARRAGLVELVDNPSHRRSHLVRITPPGHEAITAVTDREQALLGSVGGNLTAQELAATLRVLHHMDEALIRIETEGRG; encoded by the coding sequence ATGAGCTCTCCCCTCCCTCCCGACGCGCTCGCTGCTCGCCTCGCCGAGGTCTACGTCGCGCTCGGCCCCGTCTACCGTCGGGTCTCCCGGATCGTCGAGCAGGACGAGGCCGTCAGCGGGCTGTCCGTCGGGGTCCGCAACGTGCTGGACCAGCTGCGTCGTGACGGCGAGCGCACCGTCCCTCAGCTCGCCCGGTCCCAGGACCTCAGCCGCCAGTTCGTCCAGCGCATGGTCCACGAGGCGCGGCGCGCCGGACTGGTCGAACTCGTGGACAACCCCTCCCATCGCCGCTCCCACCTGGTGCGCATCACACCGCCGGGACACGAGGCCATCACCGCGGTCACCGATCGTGAGCAGGCGCTGCTGGGGAGCGTCGGTGGGAACCTGACCGCGCAGGAGCTCGCCGCGACGCTTCGGGTGCTGCACCATATGGACGAGGCGCTGATCAGGATCGAGACGGAGGGACGCGGATGA
- a CDS encoding alpha/beta fold hydrolase, producing the protein MKHTMELPDQHIAYLDVGPEGPQGPPLLLLHGGAVDTRMWHPQLTAFPGLRVLAPDARGHGDSSDAEGPYRLVDDVVALLDALDIERVVAVGVSMGGGTACDLALEHPSRVAGIVVSGTGTSEPVFEDPWALQAFAEWEAAEQGADLQEWIDVLQRFTAGPFRSLDEVDPPLRELVDTMARATVANHLRTDAAGIPLPPPPPTPVTQTWQRLEEIEVPVLALCGALDGDDHRRNGRRLADSVPDGRYAEVPGAAHYPNLENPEVFDREVRELLRRSARASA; encoded by the coding sequence ATGAAGCATACGATGGAACTGCCCGACCAGCACATCGCCTATCTCGACGTCGGACCGGAGGGTCCGCAGGGCCCGCCCCTGCTGCTGCTCCATGGCGGCGCCGTGGACACCCGCATGTGGCATCCCCAGCTGACCGCCTTCCCGGGCCTCCGCGTGCTCGCCCCCGACGCCCGCGGACACGGGGACTCCTCGGATGCGGAGGGCCCGTACCGCCTCGTCGACGACGTCGTCGCGCTGCTGGACGCCCTGGACATCGAGCGGGTCGTGGCCGTCGGTGTCTCGATGGGCGGGGGCACCGCCTGCGACCTCGCCCTCGAGCATCCTTCGCGGGTCGCTGGGATCGTGGTCAGCGGCACCGGCACCAGCGAGCCCGTGTTCGAGGACCCCTGGGCGCTGCAGGCCTTCGCCGAGTGGGAGGCCGCGGAGCAGGGGGCGGACCTGCAGGAATGGATCGACGTGCTCCAGCGCTTCACCGCCGGTCCGTTCCGCTCCCTCGACGAGGTCGATCCGCCGCTGCGCGAGCTCGTCGACACCATGGCCCGGGCCACGGTCGCCAACCACCTGCGCACCGATGCGGCGGGCATCCCCCTCCCGCCGCCACCCCCGACCCCGGTGACGCAGACCTGGCAGCGGCTCGAGGAGATCGAGGTCCCCGTGCTCGCCCTGTGCGGAGCCCTCGACGGGGACGACCATCGCCGCAACGGTCGCCGTCTGGCCGACTCCGTCCCCGACGGCCGGTACGCCGAGGTCCCCGGCGCCGCGCACTACCCCAACCTCGAGAATCCCGAGGTCTTCGACCGGGAGGTGCGCGAGCTGCTCAGGCGCTCCGCTCGCGCGTCGGCGTGA
- a CDS encoding sulfate/molybdate ABC transporter ATP-binding protein gives MSLTLRATVPARGLDVELEVAAGETLALVGPNGAGKSTILSLIAGTLHPAAGRIVLDGRVLTGPGTRVPPNARAVTTLSQDPVLFPHLSARGNIMFGLRAHGMPRRRAREEADRWLEVIGLPELAARRPAQLSGGQAQRIAVARALAAEPRLLLLDEPMAALDVDVAPALRELLRRVLAARSAIVVSHDVLDAVTLADRVAVVEAGRIVEQGPAREVLARPQAAFTARLAGMNLLTGVWDGRAMGLGEDAAAGSLSGRPVRPLIAGTTVRATVRPSQVRLVDGAEPRSPGSTVLSRTLTGLEPFGDMVRARAGALAADLTPQQMAGRSLRPGDTVRFLLEEQDVSIYPVR, from the coding sequence ATGAGCCTCACCCTGCGCGCCACGGTCCCCGCACGCGGACTCGACGTCGAGCTCGAGGTCGCCGCCGGCGAGACCCTCGCCCTCGTCGGCCCCAACGGCGCCGGGAAATCGACGATCCTCTCGCTGATCGCCGGGACCCTGCACCCTGCCGCCGGTCGGATCGTCCTCGATGGCCGCGTGCTGACGGGACCGGGCACCCGGGTGCCGCCGAACGCCCGGGCGGTCACCACGCTGAGCCAGGATCCGGTGCTCTTCCCGCATCTGAGCGCACGGGGCAACATCATGTTCGGGCTGCGGGCCCACGGGATGCCGCGACGGCGGGCCCGAGAGGAAGCCGATCGCTGGCTGGAGGTGATCGGCCTGCCGGAGCTCGCCGCACGCCGGCCCGCCCAGCTCTCGGGCGGGCAGGCGCAGCGGATCGCTGTCGCCCGCGCGCTGGCGGCGGAGCCCCGCCTGCTGCTGCTCGACGAGCCGATGGCGGCGCTGGACGTGGACGTCGCCCCCGCCCTGCGGGAGCTGCTGCGCCGTGTCCTCGCCGCACGGTCCGCGATCGTGGTCAGCCACGACGTGCTCGACGCGGTCACGCTCGCCGATCGGGTCGCCGTGGTCGAGGCCGGTCGGATCGTCGAGCAGGGCCCGGCGCGGGAAGTGCTCGCGCGCCCTCAGGCGGCTTTCACTGCACGCCTGGCCGGGATGAATCTGCTGACCGGGGTCTGGGACGGCCGCGCGATGGGACTCGGTGAGGATGCGGCTGCCGGCTCCCTGTCGGGACGGCCGGTGCGCCCCCTGATCGCCGGCACGACGGTGCGCGCCACGGTGCGCCCCTCGCAGGTCCGGCTGGTCGACGGCGCCGAGCCCCGGTCGCCGGGGTCCACCGTGCTGTCCCGTACCCTGACCGGTCTCGAGCCCTTCGGCGACATGGTCCGGGCCAGGGCCGGTGCGCTCGCCGCGGACCTCACGCCGCAGCAGATGGCGGGTCGCAGCCTCCGGCCCGGCGACACCGTCCGCTTCCTCCTCGAGGAGCAGGACGTCAGCATCTATCCCGTTCGCTGA
- a CDS encoding ABC transporter permease: protein MRGIPRWVLVPALLGGLFVLLPLVAMAARVEWTDFWALITSDSSLAALWLSLKTSALSAACCVLLGVPMSLLLARARFPGLALLRSLMLVPLVLPPVVGGIALLYTFGRQGLIGRQLEVLGVQIAFSTTAVVLAQTFVALPFLVISLEGALRTAGTHYEVAASSLGARPSRVLVRVTLPLVLPALASGTVLSFARALGEFGATITFAGSLQGTTRTLPLEIYLQRESDPQSAVALSFLLMIVAVLIIAVTRRRATL, encoded by the coding sequence GTGAGGGGCATTCCCCGCTGGGTCCTGGTCCCCGCCCTGCTGGGCGGGCTGTTCGTCCTGCTGCCGCTGGTGGCGATGGCGGCGCGCGTCGAATGGACGGATTTCTGGGCGCTGATCACGAGCGACTCCTCCCTCGCCGCCCTGTGGCTGAGCCTGAAGACCTCCGCTCTCAGCGCAGCCTGCTGCGTGCTGCTCGGCGTGCCGATGTCGCTGCTGTTGGCCCGTGCGCGCTTCCCGGGTCTCGCCCTCCTGCGGTCGCTGATGCTGGTGCCGCTGGTGCTGCCGCCCGTGGTCGGAGGCATCGCCCTGCTGTACACCTTCGGGCGGCAGGGACTGATCGGCCGGCAGCTCGAGGTGCTCGGGGTGCAGATCGCCTTCTCCACCACGGCGGTGGTGCTCGCGCAGACCTTCGTGGCACTCCCCTTTCTGGTGATCAGCCTCGAGGGGGCGCTGCGCACTGCGGGCACCCACTACGAGGTGGCCGCCTCCTCGCTCGGCGCGCGCCCTTCCCGGGTGCTGGTGCGGGTGACGCTGCCGCTCGTGCTCCCTGCCCTCGCCTCGGGCACCGTGCTGTCCTTCGCCCGCGCGCTCGGCGAGTTCGGGGCGACCATCACCTTCGCCGGCAGCCTCCAGGGCACCACCCGCACCCTGCCGCTGGAGATCTACCTCCAGCGCGAGAGCGATCCGCAGTCCGCGGTCGCCCTCTCCTTCCTGCTCATGATCGTGGCGGTGCTGATCATCGCCGTCACACGCCGGCGGGCGACCCTATGA
- the modA gene encoding molybdate ABC transporter substrate-binding protein — MRDRLAAGLAAFALLGAAGCSGPPADSETLLVFAAASLQEPFEELGEQFEASHEGVDVQFNFAGSSTLVGQIQQGAPADVFASADTANMDKLVDAELQGAEPVDFATNTLMIAVPPGNPAGVSDLASLTEDDLDLVVCAPEVPCGAATETVERSAGLTFAPVSEEQSVTDVLSKVTSGQADAGLVYVTDVQKAGDEVEGIAFPESDDAVNTYPITTVDGTAHASRSAQFVDLVTGERGRQILAEHGFAGP, encoded by the coding sequence ATGAGGGACCGGCTCGCCGCGGGCCTCGCCGCTTTCGCCCTGCTCGGCGCCGCGGGCTGCTCCGGGCCTCCGGCGGACTCCGAGACCCTCCTCGTGTTCGCGGCCGCCTCACTGCAGGAACCCTTCGAGGAGCTCGGCGAGCAGTTCGAGGCCTCCCACGAGGGGGTCGACGTCCAGTTCAACTTCGCCGGTTCCTCCACCCTGGTCGGGCAGATCCAGCAGGGCGCCCCGGCCGACGTCTTCGCCTCGGCGGACACCGCGAACATGGACAAGCTGGTCGACGCGGAGCTGCAGGGCGCCGAACCCGTGGACTTCGCGACCAACACGCTGATGATCGCCGTGCCGCCGGGGAATCCCGCCGGGGTCAGCGACCTCGCCTCGCTCACCGAGGACGACCTCGACCTCGTCGTCTGCGCCCCCGAGGTGCCGTGCGGCGCGGCCACGGAGACCGTCGAGAGGTCCGCAGGCCTCACGTTCGCCCCCGTCAGCGAGGAACAGTCGGTCACCGACGTCCTGAGCAAGGTCACCAGCGGCCAGGCCGACGCCGGCCTGGTCTACGTCACCGACGTGCAGAAGGCCGGCGACGAGGTCGAGGGGATCGCCTTCCCGGAATCGGACGACGCGGTGAACACGTATCCGATCACCACGGTGGACGGCACGGCGCACGCTTCGAGATCTGCCCAGTTCGTCGACCTCGTCACGGGCGAGCGCGGCCGGCAGATCCTGGCCGAGCACGGGTTCGCCGGGCCGTGA
- a CDS encoding TOBE domain-containing protein, giving the protein MTQIRVRDAATFLGVSDDTVRRWIEKGTLEATADAAGRTVLEGVEVARMARELAVTPESASTSRTSARNRFVGLVTEVVTDTVMAQVELQCGPFRVVSLMSSEAARELGLEPGTVASAFVKATQVVIETDRTGS; this is encoded by the coding sequence ATGACGCAGATACGGGTTCGGGATGCGGCGACCTTCCTCGGAGTCAGTGATGACACCGTGCGCCGTTGGATCGAGAAGGGGACGCTCGAGGCGACGGCCGACGCGGCCGGACGCACCGTGCTGGAAGGGGTGGAGGTCGCGCGGATGGCGCGCGAGCTCGCGGTCACCCCGGAATCGGCGAGCACCTCGCGGACCTCGGCCCGCAACCGCTTCGTCGGCCTCGTGACCGAGGTCGTGACGGACACGGTCATGGCGCAGGTCGAGCTCCAGTGCGGACCCTTCCGCGTGGTCTCCCTGATGAGCAGCGAGGCGGCCCGGGAGCTCGGCCTCGAACCGGGCACCGTCGCCAGCGCCTTCGTCAAGGCGACCCAGGTGGTCATCGAGACGGACAGGACGGGCTCATGA
- a CDS encoding YeiH family protein, with protein MAQTLTTAAPPARRTLAPGLLLCLAVAVAAQLVAPFLPGVSALILAIVAGIVVANTVQLPSSVTAGKVFSAKKLLRAGIVLLGLQLVLGDILALGVPMLLVVAAIVAGGILGTVALGRLLGVAPRLSLLIACGFSICGAAAVAAAAGVTDPEDEHEEDTVTAVALVVLCGTAMIALLPAASALLGLAPGTAGLWAGGSIHEIAQVVAAGGVLGGGALAVAVVVKLARILMLAPVMAVLSTRERRRGGAEGARPPLVPLFVLGFLAMVLMRSFLPLPDLVVDAGAVLQTTLLGAAMFALGTGVRLRALLRVGARPFALATASTLLVAALALLGVLLVA; from the coding sequence ATGGCCCAGACCCTCACCACCGCCGCTCCCCCGGCCCGTCGCACCCTCGCGCCCGGACTGCTGCTGTGCCTCGCCGTCGCCGTCGCGGCGCAGCTGGTCGCCCCCTTCCTCCCCGGCGTCAGCGCGCTGATCCTCGCGATCGTGGCCGGGATCGTCGTCGCCAACACCGTGCAGCTTCCGTCGTCCGTCACCGCCGGAAAGGTCTTCTCGGCGAAGAAGCTGCTGCGAGCGGGCATCGTGCTGCTGGGCCTGCAGCTCGTCCTCGGCGACATCCTCGCGCTCGGCGTCCCGATGCTCCTGGTCGTGGCGGCGATCGTCGCCGGCGGCATCCTCGGCACCGTCGCCCTGGGCCGCCTGCTGGGGGTTGCGCCGCGGCTCAGTCTTCTCATCGCCTGCGGCTTCTCGATCTGCGGCGCCGCCGCGGTGGCCGCCGCCGCCGGGGTCACGGACCCGGAGGACGAGCACGAGGAGGACACCGTCACGGCGGTGGCCCTCGTCGTGCTGTGCGGAACGGCGATGATCGCTCTGCTCCCCGCGGCCTCGGCCCTGCTGGGCCTGGCCCCGGGCACCGCCGGACTCTGGGCGGGCGGCTCGATCCACGAGATCGCGCAGGTGGTCGCCGCCGGCGGTGTGCTCGGCGGCGGGGCGCTCGCCGTCGCGGTCGTCGTCAAGCTCGCCCGGATCCTCATGCTCGCCCCCGTGATGGCGGTGCTCAGCACCCGCGAGCGCCGCCGCGGGGGCGCGGAGGGGGCGCGTCCGCCGCTCGTGCCGTTGTTCGTCCTCGGGTTCCTCGCGATGGTGCTGATGCGCTCGTTCCTGCCGCTGCCGGACCTCGTGGTGGACGCCGGTGCGGTGCTGCAGACGACCCTCCTCGGGGCAGCCATGTTCGCCCTCGGGACCGGGGTGAGGCTCCGTGCGCTGCTGCGGGTCGGGGCTCGGCCCTTCGCCCTCGCCACCGCGTCCACTCTCCTGGTGGCCGCCCTCGCGCTCCTGGGAGTGCTGCTGGTGGCCTGA
- a CDS encoding LysR family transcriptional regulator, producing MTDQLPNLQALALFVAVVDEGGLGAGARRLGMYQPNASRMVAQLEAQAGKPLLDRSPRGARPTSAGLLYAAHARELLEAAEGFTGWLRHSRDDDTLELHVGASMTIAEHLMPAWLTELRRTSPRVRVDLRVLNSTQVLEEIRSGQLQLGFIETPHVPRWVHAYDLREDELVVVVAPHHPWALRQEPVGLEELAATPLVVREGGSGTRDAFEELAPSATSTPPVQELSSNAAVRVAVASGAGPAVLSMLAVRSLLETGQLHRVPLAGATLRRPLTAVWKGPRRLSGPAADLVAVATAPMRPTL from the coding sequence ATGACTGACCAGCTCCCGAACCTGCAGGCTCTCGCCCTTTTCGTCGCCGTGGTCGACGAGGGCGGGCTCGGCGCCGGGGCGCGCCGCCTGGGCATGTACCAGCCGAACGCGAGTCGCATGGTCGCCCAGCTCGAGGCCCAGGCGGGGAAGCCGCTGCTGGACCGCAGCCCACGGGGTGCCCGCCCCACATCGGCGGGACTGCTCTACGCCGCCCACGCCCGCGAGCTGCTCGAGGCCGCGGAGGGATTCACGGGCTGGCTGAGGCACAGCCGCGACGACGACACGCTCGAGCTGCATGTCGGGGCGAGCATGACGATCGCCGAGCACCTCATGCCGGCGTGGCTCACCGAGCTGCGCCGCACCAGCCCGCGGGTGAGGGTGGATCTGCGGGTGCTGAACTCCACGCAGGTCCTCGAGGAGATCCGCAGCGGGCAGCTGCAGCTCGGCTTCATCGAGACCCCGCACGTGCCGCGCTGGGTGCACGCGTACGATCTGCGCGAGGACGAGCTCGTGGTGGTGGTCGCCCCGCATCATCCCTGGGCGCTCCGCCAGGAGCCGGTCGGGCTCGAGGAGCTGGCCGCGACGCCGCTGGTGGTGCGCGAGGGTGGCTCGGGGACGCGGGACGCCTTCGAGGAGCTGGCCCCGTCGGCCACCTCGACCCCACCTGTGCAGGAGCTGAGCAGCAACGCGGCGGTGCGGGTCGCGGTCGCCTCCGGCGCCGGTCCCGCCGTGCTGAGCATGCTGGCGGTCCGGTCCCTCCTGGAGACCGGGCAGCTGCATCGGGTGCCCCTGGCCGGCGCGACCCTGCGCCGTCCGCTCACGGCGGTGTGGAAGGGCCCGCGTCGGCTCTCCGGGCCGGCTGCGGATCTCGTCGCCGTGGCGACAGCGCCCATGCGGCCAACCCTGTGA
- a CDS encoding cupin domain-containing protein — translation MPVLTNTSDQPEEPRRGAVWSIAESDRELDSNLIRLPAQGIIEPHVGAEVDTLIHVVRGGGTLVTVDCEEPLRPGDVALLPRRTTRGFRAGEQGLEYLTVHRRRQSLRIQGAS, via the coding sequence ATGCCTGTCCTGACCAATACCTCCGATCAGCCCGAGGAACCGCGCCGCGGCGCCGTCTGGTCGATCGCTGAGTCGGATCGGGAACTCGACTCGAATCTGATCCGCCTTCCTGCGCAGGGCATCATCGAGCCCCATGTCGGCGCCGAGGTGGACACCTTGATCCATGTGGTCCGCGGAGGCGGGACGCTGGTGACCGTGGACTGCGAGGAACCTCTTCGGCCGGGGGACGTCGCCCTTCTGCCCCGTCGCACCACGCGCGGCTTCCGGGCGGGGGAGCAGGGGCTGGAGTACCTCACCGTGCACCGGCGCCGCCAGTCGCTGAGGATCCAGGGCGCGAGCTGA